In the genome of Deltaproteobacteria bacterium, the window TCTGGCTGCCACCTGCCGCACAGAATCGAGAATTTCAACTGCATCCTGCTCAACACAGTTGGAACCGCGTCTGATGAGAGACACTTCGCGAAAGGCTGCTGCTTGAATCCTTCCCCGCCGGTCTATTGCCATGGCCCGCGTCGCAAAGGTTCCCTGGTCAATGACCAGAATGAACCCCTGGTTTGCTCTACCTGAGTCTGTTTTTCCGCTCATAGTAATTCTCTATGGTTTGTTTCCATCACCCTAGCTTTCCCGGATTCTGTTTGTCAAGATAGCAGCAAAGGTGTAACCTTGAACTTCAGGACTGGCAGGCAAGCAAACAGGCATGGGCGGCTGCTCTGTTCCTTTGACAATTTCTGGATGAAAAGGTGATTTCCATGAAAGTTGCGGCTGTACAAATGGACATTCGCTGGCATGATCGTTCGGCAAACCTGGAAAAGGCTCGTACTCTCGCCCTGGAAGCCAGGAAAGCTGGAGCAGACCTTCTAATTTTCCCCGAAATGTTTTCCACCGGCTTTTCCATGGACACCTCGATCACGGCAGAGCCTCTCAACGGACCCACGCCTACACTGCTGCGCTCTCTTGGGCGTGAACTGCAGACCGTGGTGGTAGGTGGCTTTGTGCTTGCTTGTGAGCAAGGCAAACCTCAAAATGTGGTGCTCGCCGTGGACCAAGGGGGCAAAGATCTATCTCTTTATGCCAAGACTCACCTGATATCCATCTTGGGTGAATCCGATAATTACGCCCCCGGGGATGGACCAGCACCATTCCGCATCGATGGAATGGAGGCCTGCTGCTTTATCTGTTACGACCTTCGTTTCCCCGAGCTTTTCAGATCTGTAGCCGACAACTGCGGTCTGATTATCGTTGTGGCCTCATGGCCTGCTGAGCGCCAGAGCCACTGGGACATTCTTCTGCCAGCCAGAGCCGTGGAAAATCAATGCTATGTTGTGGGAGTCAACAGGGTTGGCCAGGGCGGCGGCCACACCTTTGCTGGTGGTTCGGCAATCATTGATCCTCTGGGACAAATCGTGGCGCACGGGGGTGAGAAGGAAATTCTCCTCATAGCTGATATAGACCCTTCAATCGTGGCGGAAGTCAGACAGA includes:
- a CDS encoding carbon-nitrogen family hydrolase, encoding MKVAAVQMDIRWHDRSANLEKARTLALEARKAGADLLIFPEMFSTGFSMDTSITAEPLNGPTPTLLRSLGRELQTVVVGGFVLACEQGKPQNVVLAVDQGGKDLSLYAKTHLISILGESDNYAPGDGPAPFRIDGMEACCFICYDLRFPELFRSVADNCGLIIVVASWPAERQSHWDILLPARAVENQCYVVGVNRVGQGGGHTFAGGSAIIDPLGQIVAHGGEKEILLIADIDPSIVAEVRQ